Proteins found in one Neodiprion lecontei isolate iyNeoLeco1 chromosome 6, iyNeoLeco1.1, whole genome shotgun sequence genomic segment:
- the LOC107218902 gene encoding uncharacterized protein LOC107218902 isoform X1, giving the protein MAVSVSFHKNVSLLTQLVSPNEAFRRHFREGMFDKPNTTGFIHVSHYLLTIYDSERFRKLVEWPIVCKKSESKYRSDVKDFIGIVATEHPEAGLPSILGTYLLHAGGTKFINVMWKLSQVVLYVYIKRESDSNVLMAPQSGITDEVTKKLLINTTSDIHKNIEEMNSRFSKTERRARSFVEDQVNDINDFQNETFEKRQAISELAANAIVAPAVKKRLTDIQDIEIMKMWKETQAKQISDLQEMTGILKTVEDLSTEVAELTTSILNDNSILDVSRLPKIDANNDLHSMLPPESQVLFSRMYTEEKLVLQNLFRIVLVMLSQLRLQLQIHKLQDLSQCQLQVEASTEDAKSMCSLFLVLLDRITNLLAEVQNTLRTRNMKYVPDSHRFGALDSVLFMPSPTICIDTNADSEKVDVLNRLALTPVEGAHKALFSRHQRKEAVTPQSSKSTANFLVSRINLDNTLSSIVSERSTPQNRRFKSVTRINSMMTKKSDKYSRLFSGHHKMNVGRANSSILSIPSSPKANSTALMNTISATNSLSEISLDFTAKSIFNLSKDIISAVSVMTNPNNLSPFKQNKPQVVELVQEEKLGGIAEKKVENNMGSPVSSNRVIKPMLKDNEVEVTSNCTSTSESSKQRKRRSISDLVERYKQVLENSRVTSHLETSEQSNESK; this is encoded by the exons ATGGCAGTCAGCGTATCTTTCCACAAAAATGTCTCTCTTCTTACGCAACTTGTGTCCCCGAACGAAGCTTTTAGACGGCATTTTCGAGAG gGAATGTTTGACAAGCCGAACACTACAGGCTTCATTCACGTATCTCACTATCTCCTTACGATATATGATTCGGAACGGTTTAGAAAATTGGTGGAGTGGCCAATAGTTTGTAAGAAGAGTGAGAGCAAGTACAGAAGCGATGTTAAAGATTTTATAGGCATCGTTGCAACCGAGCATCCCGAGGCTGGCCTTCCCTCAATATTGGGCACGTATTTGTTGCACGCTGGAGGTACAAAGTTTATCAACGTCATGTGGAAGCTCTCACAGGTTGTCCTTTATGTATATATCAAACGTGAAT CGGATAGCAATGTACTCATGGCACCACAATCCGGGATTACAGACGAAGTAACTAAGAAGCTGTTAATCAATACCACTTCAGATATACATAAAAACATTGAGGAGATGAACAGCCGATTTTCTAAGACTGAGCGAAGGGCTAGAAGCTTTGTCGA GGATCAGGTCAATGATATAAACGACTTTCAGAATGAGACATTCGAAAAAAGACAAGCAATATCTGAACTTGCTGCAAATGCAATAGTAGCCCCAGCTGTGAAAAAAAGGTTGACAGATATTCAGgatattgaaattatgaaaa TGTGGAAAGAAACTCAAGCGAAACAAATCAGCGACTTACAAGAAATGACAGGGATTTTAAAAACTGTTGAGGATCTGAGTACAGAAGTCGCTGAACTAACAACAAGCATACTTAATGATAACAGCATTCTTGATGTATCGAGGCTTCCAAAAATAGATGCAAACAATGATTTGCATTCAATGCTTCCACCAGAATCACAG GTTCTCTTCTCTCGTATGTATACAGAGGAGAAATTAGTGTTGCAAAACTTGTTCAGAATAGTGCTAGTGATGTTGAGCCAGTTGAGGTTGCAGCTGCAAATTCACAAGCTGCAAGACCTATCCCAATGTCAATTACAAGTAGAAGCAAGCACCGAAGATGCAAAATCTATGTGCAGCTTGTTTCTAGTCTTACTTGATCGAATCACAAATCTCCTAGCAGAAGTTCAGAACACTTTGAGAACCAGGAATATGAAATATGTACCAGACAGTCATAGATTCGGAGCACTGGACAGTGTTCTTTTTATGCCTTCTCCTACAATCTGTATCGATACAAATGCAGATTCGGAAAAAGTGGATGTTCTAAATAGATTGGCGTTAACACCTGTAGAAG GAGCTCATAAAGCTTTGTTTTCTCGTCATCAACGTAAAGAAGCTGTCACACCCCAGTCTTCTAAGTCAACAGCTAATTTTTTAGTATCGAGAATTAATCTTGACAATACTTTATCGTCAATAGTAAGCGAACGATCGACCCCGCAAAACCGAAGATTCAAGTCGGTGACTCGAATCAATTcaatgatgacaaaaaaatctgacaaataTTCTAGATTATTTTCTGGACATCACAAAATGAATGTCGGTAGAG CCAACTCCAGCATACTGTCTATTCCGTCTAGTCCGAAAGCTAATTCAACTGCTCTAATGAATACCATTAGTGCAACTAACAGTTTGTCAGAAATCAGTCTGGACTTTACAGCCAAGAGTATATTTAATTTAAGCAAAGATATTATCAGCGCAGTCTCAGTTATGACAAATCCAAATAATCTTTCGCCATTTAAGCAAAATAAACCTCAAGTAGTAGAGTTAGtacaagaagaaaaactaGGAGGCAttgcggaaaaaaaagtagaaaacaATATGGGTTCGCCAGTGTCGTCAAACAGAGTTATAAAACCAATGTTGAAGGACAATGAGGTAGAGGTAACTAGCAATTGTACATCGACCTCCGAAAGTTCCAAGCAACGTAAGAGAAGATCGATAAGTGATTTGGTGGAACGATACAAACAAGTTTTGGAAAACTCTAGGGTTACATCTCATCTAGAAACAAGTGAACAGAGTAatgaaagtaaatga
- the LOC107218902 gene encoding uncharacterized protein LOC107218902 isoform X2, which produces MSADSNVLMAPQSGITDEVTKKLLINTTSDIHKNIEEMNSRFSKTERRARSFVEDQVNDINDFQNETFEKRQAISELAANAIVAPAVKKRLTDIQDIEIMKMWKETQAKQISDLQEMTGILKTVEDLSTEVAELTTSILNDNSILDVSRLPKIDANNDLHSMLPPESQVLFSRMYTEEKLVLQNLFRIVLVMLSQLRLQLQIHKLQDLSQCQLQVEASTEDAKSMCSLFLVLLDRITNLLAEVQNTLRTRNMKYVPDSHRFGALDSVLFMPSPTICIDTNADSEKVDVLNRLALTPVEGAHKALFSRHQRKEAVTPQSSKSTANFLVSRINLDNTLSSIVSERSTPQNRRFKSVTRINSMMTKKSDKYSRLFSGHHKMNVGRANSSILSIPSSPKANSTALMNTISATNSLSEISLDFTAKSIFNLSKDIISAVSVMTNPNNLSPFKQNKPQVVELVQEEKLGGIAEKKVENNMGSPVSSNRVIKPMLKDNEVEVTSNCTSTSESSKQRKRRSISDLVERYKQVLENSRVTSHLETSEQSNESK; this is translated from the exons ATGTCTG CGGATAGCAATGTACTCATGGCACCACAATCCGGGATTACAGACGAAGTAACTAAGAAGCTGTTAATCAATACCACTTCAGATATACATAAAAACATTGAGGAGATGAACAGCCGATTTTCTAAGACTGAGCGAAGGGCTAGAAGCTTTGTCGA GGATCAGGTCAATGATATAAACGACTTTCAGAATGAGACATTCGAAAAAAGACAAGCAATATCTGAACTTGCTGCAAATGCAATAGTAGCCCCAGCTGTGAAAAAAAGGTTGACAGATATTCAGgatattgaaattatgaaaa TGTGGAAAGAAACTCAAGCGAAACAAATCAGCGACTTACAAGAAATGACAGGGATTTTAAAAACTGTTGAGGATCTGAGTACAGAAGTCGCTGAACTAACAACAAGCATACTTAATGATAACAGCATTCTTGATGTATCGAGGCTTCCAAAAATAGATGCAAACAATGATTTGCATTCAATGCTTCCACCAGAATCACAG GTTCTCTTCTCTCGTATGTATACAGAGGAGAAATTAGTGTTGCAAAACTTGTTCAGAATAGTGCTAGTGATGTTGAGCCAGTTGAGGTTGCAGCTGCAAATTCACAAGCTGCAAGACCTATCCCAATGTCAATTACAAGTAGAAGCAAGCACCGAAGATGCAAAATCTATGTGCAGCTTGTTTCTAGTCTTACTTGATCGAATCACAAATCTCCTAGCAGAAGTTCAGAACACTTTGAGAACCAGGAATATGAAATATGTACCAGACAGTCATAGATTCGGAGCACTGGACAGTGTTCTTTTTATGCCTTCTCCTACAATCTGTATCGATACAAATGCAGATTCGGAAAAAGTGGATGTTCTAAATAGATTGGCGTTAACACCTGTAGAAG GAGCTCATAAAGCTTTGTTTTCTCGTCATCAACGTAAAGAAGCTGTCACACCCCAGTCTTCTAAGTCAACAGCTAATTTTTTAGTATCGAGAATTAATCTTGACAATACTTTATCGTCAATAGTAAGCGAACGATCGACCCCGCAAAACCGAAGATTCAAGTCGGTGACTCGAATCAATTcaatgatgacaaaaaaatctgacaaataTTCTAGATTATTTTCTGGACATCACAAAATGAATGTCGGTAGAG CCAACTCCAGCATACTGTCTATTCCGTCTAGTCCGAAAGCTAATTCAACTGCTCTAATGAATACCATTAGTGCAACTAACAGTTTGTCAGAAATCAGTCTGGACTTTACAGCCAAGAGTATATTTAATTTAAGCAAAGATATTATCAGCGCAGTCTCAGTTATGACAAATCCAAATAATCTTTCGCCATTTAAGCAAAATAAACCTCAAGTAGTAGAGTTAGtacaagaagaaaaactaGGAGGCAttgcggaaaaaaaagtagaaaacaATATGGGTTCGCCAGTGTCGTCAAACAGAGTTATAAAACCAATGTTGAAGGACAATGAGGTAGAGGTAACTAGCAATTGTACATCGACCTCCGAAAGTTCCAAGCAACGTAAGAGAAGATCGATAAGTGATTTGGTGGAACGATACAAACAAGTTTTGGAAAACTCTAGGGTTACATCTCATCTAGAAACAAGTGAACAGAGTAatgaaagtaaatga